One window of the Acaryochloris sp. CCMEE 5410 genome contains the following:
- a CDS encoding trans-aconitate 2-methyltransferase, with amino-acid sequence MTNPGSEASALLTRIPEPELMDDDDQARAYAEADFAEPHNHFVQLLQETLPELPETGTALDLGCGPGDITLRFARAFPAWLVEGWDASEAMLNYGYQAIAAAKLQDRITLKKVYVPQSDTASDTKSDTVSFPLIFSNSLLHHLADPMALWTEVKQQSGPGTAVFIMDLMRPVKRETARDFVDLYAQGEPEVLRRDFFNSLLAAYRVDEVQDQLAQAGLEQLQVRSVSDRHLIIWGHIAE; translated from the coding sequence ATGACGAACCCTGGATCTGAGGCCAGTGCCCTGCTCACCCGGATACCCGAACCGGAGTTAATGGATGATGATGACCAGGCTCGGGCCTATGCAGAAGCAGACTTCGCAGAGCCGCACAATCATTTTGTTCAGCTCCTGCAAGAGACCTTGCCTGAATTACCAGAGACGGGCACGGCTCTAGACTTAGGCTGCGGTCCTGGGGATATTACCCTACGCTTTGCCCGCGCTTTTCCAGCCTGGTTGGTGGAGGGATGGGATGCGTCAGAGGCGATGCTGAACTATGGTTATCAGGCCATAGCCGCCGCCAAACTCCAAGACCGCATCACCCTGAAAAAAGTATACGTACCTCAAAGCGATACGGCTAGCGATACCAAAAGTGATACGGTATCGTTCCCCCTGATTTTTTCCAATAGTTTGCTCCACCATTTAGCTGATCCAATGGCCCTTTGGACGGAGGTCAAACAGCAATCTGGGCCGGGAACTGCGGTCTTTATTATGGATTTAATGCGCCCCGTAAAGCGAGAAACCGCAAGGGATTTCGTCGATCTCTATGCCCAGGGCGAACCCGAGGTGCTACGACGAGATTTCTTTAATTCACTGTTAGCAGCCTATCGGGTGGATGAGGTACAAGATCAGCTGGCTCAAGCCGGGTTAGAACAATTACAGGTGCGTTCGGTTAGCGATCGCCATCTTATTATTTGGGGACACATTGCCGAGTAA
- a CDS encoding HupE/UreJ family protein, producing MVRSLRWTSKSIRLSQLLLPALLLAIVLVPVSAQAHFDGSHGAGFVHGFTHPIGGLDHFAAMVAVGLWATQMERRALWAVPLTFVSVMIVGGFIGTTGLAIPFAEQGIASSVLMLGVLITAAIRLPIGQSAAIVALFALLHGYAHGAEMPASASGLSYGLGFVVATALLHLSGIGLGLFCQQMFQRHARLAQLFMGGFVTSLGVYLCVA from the coding sequence ATGGTTCGTTCGCTGCGATGGACGAGTAAAAGCATTCGATTATCGCAACTCCTGCTGCCAGCGCTGTTACTAGCAATTGTGCTGGTGCCTGTCAGCGCCCAAGCCCATTTTGATGGCAGTCATGGTGCGGGATTTGTACATGGTTTTACCCATCCCATTGGGGGGTTAGATCACTTTGCGGCGATGGTCGCCGTGGGGCTATGGGCGACTCAGATGGAGCGCCGAGCTTTATGGGCTGTTCCGTTAACGTTTGTGTCGGTCATGATTGTGGGTGGCTTTATTGGCACCACCGGATTAGCCATTCCCTTTGCTGAACAAGGCATTGCTTCTTCTGTGCTGATGCTAGGGGTATTGATTACAGCTGCCATTCGTCTACCCATAGGCCAGAGTGCTGCCATTGTGGCGTTATTTGCACTGCTCCATGGTTATGCTCACGGTGCAGAGATGCCAGCCTCGGCGTCAGGTCTGTCCTATGGGTTGGGGTTTGTGGTGGCTACTGCCCTGCTCCATTTGAGCGGTATTGGGCTAGGTCTGTTTTGCCAGCAAATGTTTCAGCGCCATGCTCGTCTTGCGCAATTGTTTATGGGCGGATTTGTTACCAGCTTGGGTGTTTATCTGTGTGTTGCTTAA
- a CDS encoding FkbM family methyltransferase, whose amino-acid sequence MLHDLLGEDISVYAFEPIPETYEILDLNVQSLSTQKIYTLPFGLSDANKVAEFSYSSGGSALSSIYPYDGAEQRMIKRAFIRTLNYLPKNAPLFLKLLNKMPGQVLNFVLSHMAKKAFDFKQVTCQLKTVSELMAELNISAIDLLKIDVEKSELDVIHGIEDRDWEKIKQIIIEVHDISDRISVLTQILYSHGFKQVHVEQEVELIGTNIHCIYALK is encoded by the coding sequence ATGCTTCATGATTTATTGGGGGAAGATATTAGTGTTTATGCTTTTGAACCTATTCCAGAGACCTATGAAATTTTAGACCTCAATGTTCAAAGTTTGAGTACTCAGAAGATCTATACTCTGCCATTCGGCTTATCGGATGCCAATAAAGTAGCGGAATTTTCTTACTCTTCTGGTGGCTCTGCTCTCTCTTCTATCTATCCTTATGATGGTGCAGAACAGAGGATGATTAAGCGTGCTTTTATCCGTACCCTCAATTATTTACCTAAGAATGCTCCATTGTTCTTGAAACTTCTGAACAAAATGCCAGGCCAAGTCTTGAATTTTGTCTTGTCTCACATGGCTAAAAAAGCATTCGATTTTAAGCAGGTGACTTGTCAGTTGAAGACGGTCTCTGAACTCATGGCTGAGTTAAATATATCTGCCATTGATTTATTGAAAATTGATGTAGAGAAATCGGAGCTTGATGTTATTCATGGCATTGAAGATAGGGATTGGGAAAAAATTAAGCAGATCATTATTGAGGTGCACGATATTAGCGATCGCATCTCTGTATTGACTCAAATTCTCTACAGCCATGGCTTTAAGCAAGTCCATGTGGAGCAAGAGGTGGAGTTAATCGGTACCAATATTCACTGTATTTACGCTTTGAAATAA
- a CDS encoding PRC-barrel domain-containing protein, with protein sequence MADAAKIMRHSQLLNRLVIDRDTTEELGRIDVVWMHPPAHRVMGFICKPGFMTKQRYAFNLKQLYRIGPESILVSSGAAETNVKEVALLETLIGLELWTDAGERLGRIIDCLFDRQTGNITHYLFKSGGWRGFTSGVYQLPPRAVMSFGRKKVLVTAKVSANLKVFQEGLEDRLVQVSDLIKSGYTQELDSLTSRAQKLTQQAEERLQKLAEQANEQVEAFGQAEEEEDFGQQLQEKSQKLMQQAKQKGRALWERVEDGAFNLTEELANPEESRPASRPNVEAITQEDVIKNIPIEDLEDDEPWI encoded by the coding sequence ATGGCTGACGCTGCCAAGATTATGCGCCATAGCCAATTGTTAAATCGATTGGTGATTGACCGCGACACGACGGAAGAATTGGGCCGGATCGATGTGGTCTGGATGCATCCCCCAGCCCATCGGGTCATGGGGTTTATCTGCAAACCTGGTTTTATGACCAAGCAGCGCTATGCCTTTAACCTCAAGCAGCTCTATCGGATTGGCCCGGAAAGTATTTTGGTCTCTTCTGGTGCTGCCGAAACCAATGTCAAAGAAGTGGCCTTGCTAGAAACCCTGATTGGCCTGGAGCTATGGACCGATGCCGGGGAACGGTTAGGCCGGATTATTGATTGTCTTTTTGATCGGCAAACGGGCAATATCACCCACTATTTATTTAAATCTGGGGGTTGGCGAGGCTTCACCAGCGGGGTGTATCAACTCCCCCCTCGGGCGGTGATGAGCTTTGGCCGCAAAAAAGTTCTGGTTACGGCTAAGGTCAGTGCAAACTTGAAGGTATTCCAAGAAGGATTAGAAGATCGACTGGTACAGGTCAGCGATCTCATTAAGTCGGGCTACACCCAAGAACTTGATTCCCTCACCTCCCGCGCCCAAAAGCTGACCCAACAGGCAGAAGAACGACTCCAGAAACTAGCTGAACAAGCCAATGAACAGGTGGAAGCCTTTGGCCAAGCCGAGGAGGAAGAAGACTTCGGCCAACAGCTCCAGGAAAAATCCCAGAAGCTGATGCAGCAGGCTAAACAAAAAGGTCGAGCCCTATGGGAGCGAGTTGAAGATGGTGCTTTTAACCTGACGGAAGAGCTGGCTAACCCGGAAGAATCCCGTCCTGCATCCCGTCCAAATGTGGAAGCGATTACCCAGGAAGATGTCATTAAAAATATTCCCATCGAGGACTTAGAAGATGACGAACCCTGGATCTGA